A portion of the Hoylesella buccalis ATCC 35310 genome contains these proteins:
- a CDS encoding endonuclease domain-containing protein: MHNKKHNFGYATAAPDRYQLLKEYAKQLRKNMTEAETILWEELRQLDGYHFRRQHPINDFIVDFICLSAHLIIEVDGKYHDMPQQQIEDDTRTDALSKMGYTVVRFTNEEIITDVDRVVDEIYDILDEQDE; the protein is encoded by the coding sequence ATGCACAATAAAAAGCATAATTTTGGATATGCTACGGCAGCACCCGACCGATATCAGCTGCTGAAAGAATACGCCAAACAGCTGAGAAAGAACATGACGGAAGCTGAAACTATTTTGTGGGAGGAGCTTAGACAGCTTGATGGTTATCATTTTAGGAGACAACATCCTATCAATGATTTTATTGTCGACTTTATTTGTCTGTCAGCTCATCTCATCATAGAGGTAGACGGAAAATATCATGACATGCCTCAACAGCAGATAGAAGATGATACGCGAACCGATGCTTTAAGCAAGATGGGATACACGGTTGTAAGGTTTACCAACGAAGAGATTATAACCGATGTAGATAGGGTTGTAGATGAAATCTATGATATCTTAGATGAGCAAGATGAGTAA
- a CDS encoding endonuclease/exonuclease/phosphatase family protein: MKKYTLTLLFLAVTLCVSSQNLFVGTYNIRNDNSDDRKEGNAWPKRCQVICDMMNFEQPDIFGTQEVLVGQLRDLKQGLDGYDCIGVGRDDGKEAGEYSAIFYKKDKLKRLDYGNFWLNETPDKPALGWDAACIRICTWGKFQDVKTKLKFYFFNLHMDHVGVVARREAAKLVVRKIKEIAGSNAPVILTGDFNVDQHDEIYQIFTQSGLLKDSYTAAKMRFAENGTFQGFKSSLLTDSRIDHVFVSNKFQVNQYGILTNGYWTEGTSREVSKEGAAPQELNFRQYVHRLPSDHYPVMVKLNYQK, from the coding sequence ATGAAAAAGTACACACTCACACTCCTATTTCTGGCAGTAACGCTATGCGTTAGTTCACAAAATCTGTTTGTTGGAACCTACAACATTCGCAATGACAATTCGGATGACCGTAAGGAAGGTAACGCATGGCCCAAGCGATGCCAGGTGATATGCGATATGATGAATTTTGAGCAGCCCGATATTTTTGGCACACAAGAGGTGCTCGTGGGGCAACTTCGTGATTTGAAACAAGGACTGGACGGCTACGATTGCATCGGCGTGGGACGTGACGATGGCAAAGAGGCTGGTGAGTATTCGGCCATTTTCTACAAGAAAGACAAGCTCAAACGTCTGGACTATGGTAACTTCTGGTTGAATGAAACGCCCGACAAACCCGCTTTAGGCTGGGACGCGGCTTGCATTCGCATCTGCACCTGGGGAAAGTTTCAAGACGTAAAAACCAAGTTGAAGTTCTATTTCTTTAACCTTCACATGGATCATGTGGGTGTCGTGGCTCGTAGAGAGGCCGCCAAACTGGTTGTAAGGAAAATAAAAGAGATTGCAGGCAGCAATGCACCCGTCATTCTCACCGGCGACTTTAATGTTGATCAGCATGACGAGATTTATCAAATCTTCACCCAGTCGGGCCTCCTGAAAGATTCATATACCGCCGCCAAAATGCGCTTTGCCGAGAATGGAACGTTCCAAGGTTTCAAGTCTTCCTTGCTGACAGACAGTCGCATCGACCACGTTTTTGTTTCCAACAAGTTCCAAGTGAACCAATATGGCATCCTAACCAATGGCTATTGGACCGAAGGAACCAGTCGTGAGGTAAGCAAAGAAGGTGCTGCGCCACAGGAGCTGAACTTCCGCCAGTATGTACATCGCTTGCCTTCTGACCACTATCCAGTGATGGTCAAGTTGAACTATCAGAAGTAA
- a CDS encoding acyl-CoA dehydrogenase family protein yields the protein MSNYYTDHPEIEFHLDHPLMKRIVELKERNYQDKEHHDDAPVNYDDAIENYKRILEITGDVAANIIEPNSEDVDKEGPHLENGRMKYASKTLDNIKATQQAGLWGVSMPRCYGGLNLPNVTFSMMSEMIAAADAGFQNIWSLQSCIDTLYEFGSDEQREKYIPRVCEGATMSMDLTEPDAGSDLQRVMLKATYDEKEDCWRLNGVKRFITNGDSDIHLVLARSEEGTKDGRGLSMFIYDKRNGGVDVRHIENKLGIHGSPTCELVYKNAKAELCGSTRMGLIKYVMALMNGARLGIAAQSVGVEQEAYNEALAYAKERQQFGQAIIEFPAVYDMLSRMKAKLDAGRSLLYQTARYVDLYKALEDIQRDRKLSAEERAEMKKYNRLADAFTPLAKGMNSEYANQNAYDAISIHGGSGFIMAYKCQRLFRDARIFSIYEGTTQLQVVAAIRYIMNGAYLNIMKEMLDKEVEDAWKPLHDRLKVLAKQYEEAVNIVKEADNQEMQDFLARRLYNMTANLLMSVLLIDDASRLPELFAKSAHVYMRHTEEENTGHYMFIKNFRAEDLSNYRSLEQEAE from the coding sequence ATGTCCAATTACTATACTGACCATCCGGAGATTGAATTTCACTTAGATCATCCGTTGATGAAGCGAATTGTTGAGCTCAAGGAGCGCAACTACCAAGACAAAGAGCACCATGATGATGCTCCGGTAAATTACGATGATGCTATCGAGAACTACAAACGCATTCTCGAAATCACTGGCGACGTGGCGGCAAACATCATCGAACCCAACTCGGAAGACGTGGACAAAGAAGGTCCGCATCTTGAGAATGGGCGCATGAAGTATGCCAGCAAAACGCTTGACAACATCAAAGCAACCCAGCAGGCAGGCCTGTGGGGCGTATCGATGCCACGATGTTATGGCGGACTGAACCTGCCCAACGTCACCTTTTCGATGATGTCGGAGATGATAGCCGCAGCAGATGCAGGATTTCAGAACATCTGGTCGCTGCAATCGTGCATCGACACGCTGTATGAATTCGGCTCGGACGAGCAGCGAGAAAAGTATATCCCACGCGTTTGCGAGGGTGCCACCATGTCGATGGACCTGACCGAACCCGACGCTGGCTCTGACCTTCAGCGTGTGATGCTCAAGGCTACCTACGATGAAAAAGAAGACTGCTGGCGGCTGAACGGCGTGAAACGCTTCATCACCAACGGCGACTCGGACATCCATTTGGTGCTGGCACGGTCGGAAGAGGGTACGAAAGACGGCCGAGGACTGTCCATGTTCATCTACGACAAACGCAATGGCGGGGTGGATGTGCGCCACATTGAGAATAAACTGGGTATCCATGGCTCGCCAACCTGTGAGCTGGTGTACAAGAATGCCAAAGCCGAACTGTGCGGAAGCACGCGCATGGGACTGATCAAGTACGTCATGGCGCTGATGAATGGTGCCCGCCTGGGCATCGCTGCACAGTCGGTTGGTGTTGAACAAGAGGCATACAACGAAGCTTTGGCATACGCCAAAGAGCGTCAACAGTTTGGGCAAGCCATCATAGAGTTCCCCGCCGTGTACGACATGCTGTCGCGCATGAAGGCCAAACTCGATGCAGGTCGCTCCTTGTTGTATCAAACAGCTCGTTATGTTGACCTCTATAAAGCATTGGAAGACATCCAACGCGACCGAAAACTGAGTGCTGAAGAGCGTGCGGAGATGAAGAAATACAACCGATTGGCTGACGCTTTCACGCCATTGGCCAAAGGCATGAACTCCGAATATGCCAACCAAAACGCCTATGATGCCATCAGCATACATGGTGGTTCGGGTTTCATCATGGCCTATAAGTGCCAGCGTTTGTTCCGCGACGCACGCATCTTCTCCATCTACGAGGGCACGACACAGCTGCAGGTGGTAGCCGCCATACGCTACATCATGAACGGTGCCTACCTCAACATCATGAAAGAAATGCTCGACAAAGAGGTTGAAGACGCATGGAAGCCTTTACACGACCGCTTGAAAGTGCTGGCCAAGCAGTACGAAGAAGCTGTCAACATAGTGAAAGAGGCTGACAACCAGGAGATGCAAGACTTCTTAGCTCGTCGCCTATATAACATGACAGCCAATCTCTTGATGTCGGTATTGCTCATTGATGATGCATCACGTTTACCCGAATTGTTTGCCAAGAGCGCACACGTCTACATGCGTCACACGGAAGAAGAAAATACAGGGCACTACATGTTCATCAAGAACTTCCGCGCTGAAGACTTGAGCAACTATCGCTCCTTGGAGCAAGAAGCAGAGTAA
- a CDS encoding helix-turn-helix domain-containing protein, whose protein sequence is MEQNRELELAWEFVEHTAQCIFLTGKAGTGKTTFLKKVKEHSSKRMVVVAPTGVAAINAGGVTIHSFFQLPLSPFVPNAVVQNRYDFGREKRKIIRTLDMLVIDEISMVRSDLLDAIDAVLRRYRHRDRPFGGVQLLMIGDLQQLTPVVTPADEELLRPYYDTPYFFGSHALQQTPYVTLQLQKVYRQQDSAFLDILNHLRDNQLTQRDLDLLNSRYNPTFRPQQEDGYIRLTTHNSMADSYNNRELNSLTTKTYQYKATVEGNFPEYSYPTSELLTLKVGAQVMFIKNDSSLERLYYNGRIGRVVYLDDDHVEVLCPGDEQSILVERQTWENTTYQINEQTKEIEPKVQGTFSQYPLRLAWAITIHKSQGLTFDHAIIDAASSFASGQVYVALSRCRSLEGLILASPIPAHAVMNDERVMSYIRQQEDEAQRSIEQLPQLKDEYERHQLIELFNFLDLWRAEDMLCRLFIEFFHAYPKLTLIHKSTVKALQDKVNVIAYKWTSHIGRLTTAQLSDPQFLERVVAGAEYFRKTLKQYLGDVLEQSQDVASNNKLAMRRLDTYLTDLRELYLSKIFLLGYIVENGYTVQGYLKAKQEALLTAMDELTPHAKSRSKAQKAPKKKKEKTKDITFRLYKSGLSPAQIATERQLSVGTIYTHLGHFVQQGDIQLLQLIDEKHLQNIRQVIEKVGLDNGKTAIKALCSPDVTFEEINLVTASLRKKT, encoded by the coding sequence TTGCACCCACGGGTGTGGCTGCCATCAATGCCGGAGGCGTCACCATCCACTCGTTCTTTCAGTTGCCGTTGTCGCCCTTTGTGCCCAATGCCGTAGTACAGAATCGATATGATTTCGGCCGGGAGAAGCGCAAGATTATCCGTACGCTCGACATGCTCGTCATTGATGAAATCAGTATGGTGCGCAGTGACCTGCTCGATGCCATTGACGCGGTGCTCAGAAGGTATCGTCATCGCGACCGACCGTTTGGTGGCGTGCAACTCTTGATGATTGGTGACCTGCAACAATTAACACCCGTTGTCACGCCTGCCGATGAGGAGTTGCTGCGTCCATACTATGACACGCCTTATTTCTTTGGCAGCCATGCCCTGCAACAAACACCCTATGTCACCCTGCAGTTGCAAAAGGTTTACCGACAGCAGGATTCGGCTTTCTTGGACATCCTCAACCATTTGCGCGACAATCAGTTGACACAGCGTGACCTCGACTTGCTCAACAGCCGCTATAACCCAACGTTCCGCCCCCAGCAAGAGGATGGGTACATTCGACTGACTACGCACAACAGCATGGCCGACAGCTACAACAACCGTGAGCTGAACAGCCTAACTACCAAAACTTATCAATACAAAGCCACCGTCGAAGGCAACTTCCCAGAGTACTCTTACCCCACCAGCGAGTTGCTCACGTTAAAAGTTGGCGCTCAGGTGATGTTCATCAAGAACGACAGTTCGTTGGAACGACTGTACTATAACGGCCGCATCGGTCGCGTTGTGTATCTGGATGACGACCATGTCGAAGTGCTCTGCCCAGGCGATGAGCAGTCTATCTTAGTGGAAAGGCAAACGTGGGAGAACACCACCTACCAAATCAATGAACAGACCAAGGAGATAGAACCCAAGGTGCAGGGCACCTTCAGCCAATATCCCCTGCGCCTGGCATGGGCCATCACCATCCACAAAAGCCAGGGACTCACCTTCGACCATGCCATCATCGATGCCGCATCGTCGTTCGCCTCGGGACAAGTGTACGTGGCTTTGAGCCGCTGTAGAAGTCTGGAAGGATTGATTTTGGCATCGCCCATCCCCGCACATGCGGTGATGAACGATGAGCGTGTCATGTCGTACATCCGTCAGCAGGAGGATGAGGCCCAACGAAGCATCGAGCAATTGCCCCAACTCAAGGATGAGTACGAGCGTCATCAGCTCATCGAACTCTTCAATTTTTTAGACCTTTGGCGGGCCGAAGACATGCTGTGCCGCCTGTTCATCGAGTTCTTCCATGCCTATCCCAAGCTCACGTTGATACACAAGTCTACCGTCAAGGCCTTGCAAGACAAGGTGAACGTCATTGCATACAAGTGGACTTCGCATATCGGCCGATTGACAACAGCGCAACTGAGTGACCCTCAGTTCTTGGAAAGAGTGGTGGCGGGAGCCGAATATTTTCGCAAGACGTTGAAGCAGTATCTGGGCGATGTTCTTGAGCAGTCGCAAGATGTCGCGTCGAACAACAAACTGGCTATGCGCCGTTTAGACACTTATCTCACTGATTTGCGCGAGCTGTATCTATCCAAAATCTTCTTACTCGGGTACATCGTTGAAAACGGGTATACTGTTCAAGGCTATCTCAAGGCCAAACAAGAAGCACTCTTGACGGCCATGGACGAGCTGACACCGCATGCCAAAAGTCGGTCGAAGGCGCAAAAGGCACCCAAAAAGAAGAAAGAGAAAACGAAAGACATCACCTTCAGGCTCTACAAAAGCGGGCTGTCGCCTGCTCAAATCGCCACCGAACGCCAATTGTCCGTCGGCACCATATACACGCATCTGGGCCATTTTGTCCAGCAAGGCGACATCCAGTTGCTGCAATTGATAGATGAGAAACACCTTCAAAACATCCGACAAGTCATCGAGAAAGTTGGTCTTGACAATGGCAAGACGGCCATCAAGGCCCTCTGTTCACCCGACGTGACGTTCGAAGAGATTAACTTAGTGACGGCTTCGCTCAGAAAGAAAACGTGA
- a CDS encoding beta-glucosidase — protein MMKHILIVLLGLAASCGNVAWAQKPNQYSAKLKFYNLPKNKIYHKGWIDYNKNGKKDVYEDPTAGIDERIDDLISQMTLEEKTCQMVTLYGYKRVLQDDLPNESWKQKLWKDGIGAIDEHLNGFQEWGLPPSDNPWVWPASKHAWAINEVQRFFVEQTRLGIPVDFTNEGIRGVESFKATNFPTQLGLGTTWNRKLIHQVGYITGREARLLGYTNVYAPILDVGRDQRWGRYEEVYGESPFLVAELGIQMTRGLQTNYQVASTGKHFAAYSNNKGAREGMARVDPQMSPREVQNIHLYPWGRVVREAGLLGAMSSYNDYDGVPIQGSFHWLTEVLRQQFGFKGYVVSDSDALEYLFSKHRTAANMKEAVYKAVMAGLNVRCTFRSPDSFVLPLRELVKEGRIPMKVIDERLRDILRVKFMVGIFDRPYQMNLQAADKEVDGESHQQVALQASRESIVLLKNQNNTLPLTKASIKKIAVCGPNANDATYALTHYGPLAVEVTTVFEGIRNKVGSEVEVTYTKGCDLVDAHWPESELVDYPMTADEQNEIDKAVEQVRQSDVAVVVLGGNSRTCGENKSRSSLELPGRQLQLLKAVQATGKTVILVLINGRPLSVNWADKFVPAIVEAWYPGSQGGTAVADVLFGDYNPGGKLTVTFPKTVGQIPFNFPSKPAALVDGGNKLGLHGNASRTNSALYYFGHGLSYTTFKYSNLRLSAQNISPTDSVVVSCDITNTGKRAGDEVVQLYIQDVLSTVTTYEKNLRGFERVHLKPGETRTLSFVIKPEHLQLINEQYQYVVEPGDFKVMMGASSEDIRLEDTFTVIESNASIVAKNRAHRLDVVAVPATPTAQYAVDGNTSTYWQGQTNASLTVSVPASEKLGCLTIVFAKGCSPDAEFTIQLSSGGGQFLDVFTGKVSGHEQKLQINRSGVSDIRVLCQQGTLNIAEIKVDK, from the coding sequence ATGATGAAACACATACTCATTGTTCTGTTAGGATTGGCCGCATCATGTGGGAATGTAGCTTGGGCGCAAAAGCCTAATCAGTATAGTGCCAAACTGAAATTCTATAACCTGCCGAAAAACAAAATCTACCACAAAGGCTGGATAGACTACAATAAGAATGGCAAAAAAGATGTCTATGAGGACCCTACGGCCGGAATTGATGAGCGCATTGACGATCTTATTAGTCAGATGACGCTTGAGGAGAAGACCTGCCAGATGGTGACTCTCTATGGTTATAAACGAGTGTTGCAAGACGATTTGCCCAACGAAAGTTGGAAACAAAAGTTGTGGAAAGATGGAATTGGTGCCATTGACGAACACCTTAATGGCTTTCAAGAATGGGGTTTGCCGCCTTCAGACAACCCGTGGGTGTGGCCTGCCTCAAAGCATGCATGGGCCATTAATGAGGTTCAGCGATTCTTTGTGGAGCAAACGCGTCTTGGGATTCCCGTTGATTTCACCAATGAGGGCATACGAGGAGTGGAGAGTTTCAAGGCAACCAACTTTCCTACACAGTTGGGATTGGGTACGACATGGAACCGGAAGCTCATTCATCAGGTAGGCTATATCACAGGACGTGAGGCTCGTTTGTTGGGCTATACCAATGTTTATGCTCCTATCTTAGACGTGGGACGCGACCAACGTTGGGGGCGTTATGAGGAGGTTTATGGGGAAAGTCCGTTTCTCGTAGCCGAACTTGGCATACAGATGACACGGGGGTTGCAAACCAATTACCAGGTAGCCTCTACAGGCAAGCACTTTGCTGCTTATAGTAATAACAAAGGAGCGCGTGAGGGTATGGCTCGTGTGGATCCACAGATGTCACCCCGCGAGGTGCAGAACATACACCTATACCCATGGGGCAGGGTGGTGAGAGAAGCGGGATTGTTGGGTGCGATGAGCTCGTACAACGATTATGATGGGGTACCTATACAGGGTAGCTTTCACTGGCTCACTGAGGTGTTGCGCCAACAGTTTGGCTTTAAAGGTTATGTGGTGTCCGACAGTGATGCGTTGGAATATCTCTTTTCCAAGCATCGCACCGCTGCTAACATGAAAGAAGCCGTGTACAAAGCTGTCATGGCGGGTTTGAATGTGCGGTGTACATTCCGCTCACCCGATTCATTTGTTTTGCCATTGCGTGAGCTGGTCAAAGAGGGACGCATCCCAATGAAGGTCATTGATGAGCGGTTGAGAGATATTCTTCGGGTGAAATTCATGGTGGGTATCTTTGATCGTCCGTATCAAATGAATCTGCAAGCAGCTGACAAGGAAGTGGATGGGGAGAGTCATCAGCAAGTGGCGTTGCAGGCATCACGTGAGAGCATTGTGTTATTGAAGAATCAAAACAACACGTTGCCCTTAACCAAGGCGTCCATTAAAAAGATAGCTGTATGTGGGCCTAATGCCAATGACGCAACGTATGCGCTTACCCATTATGGTCCGTTGGCTGTTGAGGTGACAACGGTTTTTGAAGGAATACGCAACAAGGTGGGAAGTGAGGTTGAGGTGACTTATACCAAAGGCTGTGATCTTGTGGATGCACATTGGCCCGAATCAGAGTTGGTAGATTATCCCATGACGGCCGATGAGCAGAACGAGATTGACAAAGCCGTGGAACAGGTGAGGCAGAGTGATGTGGCTGTGGTGGTACTTGGTGGCAATTCGCGTACTTGTGGCGAAAACAAGTCACGCTCTTCATTGGAGTTGCCAGGCAGACAATTGCAACTGTTAAAGGCCGTTCAGGCTACTGGAAAGACGGTGATATTGGTGTTGATTAATGGCCGGCCGCTGTCTGTTAACTGGGCTGATAAGTTCGTTCCGGCCATTGTTGAGGCATGGTATCCTGGTTCACAGGGCGGAACAGCTGTCGCTGACGTGCTGTTTGGCGACTATAATCCTGGTGGCAAACTTACCGTTACTTTTCCAAAGACAGTGGGTCAGATTCCTTTCAACTTCCCTTCTAAGCCGGCTGCCTTGGTAGATGGTGGAAACAAGTTGGGGTTGCATGGCAATGCTTCGCGCACAAATAGTGCCCTCTATTATTTCGGACATGGTTTGAGTTACACGACTTTCAAATATTCGAACCTACGTTTGTCTGCGCAAAACATCAGTCCTACCGACTCGGTTGTGGTGAGCTGTGACATCACGAACACAGGCAAACGTGCCGGAGATGAAGTGGTACAGCTTTATATTCAAGATGTGTTGAGCACGGTGACCACGTATGAGAAGAATCTCAGGGGCTTTGAACGAGTGCATCTCAAGCCTGGTGAAACACGCACTTTGTCGTTTGTCATCAAGCCAGAGCATTTGCAGCTCATCAATGAGCAGTATCAATATGTGGTTGAACCTGGTGATTTCAAGGTGATGATGGGTGCCTCGTCAGAGGATATACGATTGGAAGATACGTTTACGGTCATCGAATCTAACGCTTCAATAGTTGCCAAGAATCGTGCTCATCGCCTGGATGTGGTGGCAGTTCCGGCAACTCCAACCGCCCAATATGCGGTGGATGGAAACACTTCCACTTATTGGCAAGGACAGACAAACGCCTCTCTGACGGTATCTGTGCCAGCCTCTGAGAAATTAGGATGTCTTACTATTGTGTTTGCGAAAGGCTGTTCACCTGATGCAGAATTCACGATTCAGCTATCGTCAGGTGGTGGTCAGTTCTTGGATGTCTTCACTGGAAAGGTTTCGGGACACGAACAAAAGCTGCAAATCAATCGGTCTGGGGTTAGTGACATTAGGGTACTTTGTCAGCAAGGCACGCTGAATATAGCCGAAATCAAAGTGGATAAGTAG